The DNA segment TGATGCTTTTCATGGGTTAACGTCTAGTGATCAGAGAAAAGATCTTTATGAATCGACGGCGATGAAGGAAGGAGGAGCAACAAGCAGTTTCAAGCGAGACGAGGCTGGAGATGGTGTTCCGTCCGGCGATGATCCGGTGCCGCTTTCTGCACTTCGTTTCTGGAATCGATGCCACGACAGAGGACGCGTGTCCTTCATGCACTAATGTTTATCTTAAAGTCTGGTTTTCGTTGGGCTGATTGTATTAATTTGGGCTTGATACTGTTTGTAAATTTAGCCTGCGGGCTTTAATACAaagaagttgacaaaaaaaaaaaaaaaaaaaaaaaaaaaaaaaaaataaaaaagaggaaGCGTATTCAAGTGTTGTAACGTGGATCATGACACTTGGATTACATTGACCCAGTGTTATCTTGTTAAACTGATTATATTCAACTGTTTACTTTTCAAAGATGACGACTGTGGGATTGGTAATATTGACGCCATCGGCAACATGGGAATATTAAATACTAGTATTGTGATCCATGCTATACATGGACATACTAGTGTTAATACTATAGCgttctaaatttgaaatatttgtaTGACTTTGGATCAAATTTTGATTAGAATGGTAATAATACTACtgaacaaaaattaatatatctgaatagttatgaataaaaataagaagataGTGAATTTGGATATATATTTATTCAGATAATATGACAAACAATCTTGCATaagattttctcaaaaaaaaaaaaaaacaatcttgcaTAAGATTGCAAGAAAATGTAccttaaattaaatttgttggaaaagaaaaacaaaatattaatccatattatatatgattctcGTTTGAAAATTGGAGTTGATCCTTGAAAGCCAAGAAACATTAACGAACAATAGAATTTCAGTAGAAAGCTGGCTTTCTATTGCTCGGTAAATGCAATGCCCATTTGGTTTGATCTCAATGATATAGCTTTGTGATAGACCAATTTCAATCATAAGACATTTTTTAACCTCGGAGTATCCTCTGTGTATGGAAATGCCACTAATTCCCAATACAAAGTACAGTccatgaataattttttttcttttcggatATTCAAATCCGCCTAAAGCAAAATCTTTTAGTCCATGaacaatatgattttttttaatatagtgttaaatttattcaaaaaataataatgtgtgCAACTTTTCATGTTTAAAGCTGGAAAAGAAAAATCTTATAGCTAAAAACAGAGCAGCCCAACGCCCTCGTAAGTTTATTCTTGTAAAGCAAACAAGAGCTGCAGAAATGCTAATAATGGGATTTAATTTTGCGCAGTTGGTAAATCGAATGTGAATCGTGTTAGCGTTCTAAGTTCGTCTATTTATCACTCAACCACAAGGTCCTCTTGCTTTTTTAATAGAATGAAACATAATTAAATACACAGACTTGATTTTAATCGTTTTTTATCTGTACACGTTACTGAATTCTGATTAGACTCCTCATCAACATTTTTATAAACTTCTATCCAAAACCGCTTTCTAACGCGTTGACCCTTTTCAtcccaaataaaaataaaactgaaataaGTAAATAGATTACATAGAGACATATACCAAGAAAAAGGTATTTGAGATGGATTAAAAACAAAGAGACAgtacaataataaaaaatctgGTTGGAGAACAATGTCCAGACTGATGAAATTGTATATAGTCCTCTTAGTGTTCATCTATTATATCTGCAAATTTGGAAGAGacttgatataaatatataagagaAATTAGGACGTGTACCAACGTATTATACGATATTTAACATCATACCAAAAGACATATTTATAGTCACTGTTCATAATTTTCTTGAACACCGCTACCCCTATATGTTTCATTCGGCGTGAGAATACAAAATCtaagataaaaaatatgaaGTACGCAGTTCGGGATTTTGTCAGTTTTTAATGTAAAGAGATCCTAATTGATTTAGTAAATCTTCCTCTTCTCTCGTAGTATCTTCACTTACCGAAATCTCATTCTCTGATAcaatcttcctcttcttccataGTATCTTCTATCTCTCTCCTTACAATCTTCTATCTCTCTCTTATCACTATCATCGAAGTTCATTACCAAACCTTACTTTCTACAAAATCAGTAACAAAATGGAAAGAGACTAACTCTCAGCTCCACCTCTCCGCATTTCAGACCGTTTTTTTGCGGTGGGCCATGAGCCAGTCGGAGTTAGGGTAACGCCGTACCACAAACCCTATGCCATTAGGCAAATCCTCAACGCTCTCGATCCTGAAGAAGTAGATACCGTCAGAGGCTCACCGTTTGGGAAGCTTGTTTAGTTTGGTGAAAAGCCCTCTTACTCCGGACGTTTTGGTCGATTCATCATCTCCAGGCTGCTAAAAGTCACAATGTTGTAGGTCGAACGTTTTGTTGTTCTGTGTTTAGTTAGCCGTCTAATGTTCTTTTTATAGCTAAGATTATTTTTAGCTGAGTTGTGAAGGTTTTATTTGGATAATAACATTTTCAAGTATTTGTGTTTCATTTTGTTGAAgctaataaaatgtttaaaagaaCACATAATATTTTAGCCGGTTACACACCAACATGTACAATAATAATCACAGTAATTTACATGTTAGTCAATTTTGTCTAATACAATTTACCAATGACATTTCTAATTTTTAAGGTTAAACTTCATATAACTAACATGTTACCATCATGGATGATTCAGCTGACATTTGGGTGGGACAAAGTAGGAACCAGCATAGTCAAAACAGTCCATGTAATAGAGAAAGAGACATTCTCGGAAGAGAGTGAGACCATAGATGTGTGTTTAAGCAATGGTTTTCAATCTTATCGAACCAGAAACAATTTGATGTCTAGTAAAATGCTTTTCTAGTAGTATGTTTAAGTGTTTAGTTAGAGAGTTGTGAAACTCCACAGTTTGTACTCCAAAATTGTAGGTGGTTATGTAATATACTAGAAACGATACAAAACATTGTTGGCCGGTTAATTAAATTTCATAATTGGATTATGgataaaaatatggtaatagctaaATTATTCCTTTCACTCTCTCATTCTCTTTAGGACAAAACTAATACATTACTTGATTGcttctttagatttttataaAGAGGTTTACCAGCTTGACAAAATATTAGACAGGAAAATAATTGATTTAGCCAGCAgacttaattttgtatttttataatgtttacATCAAGAAAATTTTAGTAGATCGTTAAGCAAATTAATAAACGAAAACATATATTTGTTAGCTGGCCAAACTTATTTGATACTTATATTATCTCATAATTTGTGCTCACACATGtgttcaaaaatatcaaaatacatttttctcaCTTTGATTTCTAAAGATATTTGCCCTGCTACACAAAATATTTCTTGTATAATTTGTTATGTAACCatgaataaattttgttagctagctaattatcatattattatatCCTTCTTTGTAAGAGTAACGGGACCCAATTTCTGCCTTCAATCGAAATCCTAGGGTTCTGGAGGTGGGATGAGATGTATAGTCTTGATCGTCGGAGTGATCCGTAGTTTCGATAGTATGAGTGATCCGGGAATTTTGCGGATGCAGAAGAACAAAACATGATGAACTTCATGAGAGAGAACACATGATCTTGTTTGAGAATCTGAGATTTTCGTGGGGATTGGTCTGATATATGACAGTTTCTTAATGTTTGTACCAAACGAAGGTGATATATGGCAGTTCATGTCTAATCTCACTTGCAAAAACTTGAAGATGCTATCTTACAAAAGTTAAATGTTATAGAAAACAATTTGACAATAAGACAATTTCATTAcatgatattttattatattattggtTACAAGAAATTTTAACACGCCAACAAGAAAGCAAACAATGCTAAAATTTCTTATAACCGGTTCTGTAAACATAATCCCTCATCGGTTACAAGAAAGATtttcaaaccaaaaataaacTTAACCATGCTAAGCTTTTCTGTAACCGAGGACTATACCCAACAGACATTCTTGCTTAAACTTAAGTATATACATTTGTATCACAATAGAAAGGCCAATCCAATGTTTTTTGGCCTTAGGCTGCTATTCTTCAGTCTGGTTTTTCTTCCACTTCCCTCGCCAAAATGGACGCAttgactcttcttcttcaaaacaTTGAACAaattaaactgaaaaaaaactatgattatagtgaaacaaaaaatgtcAAATAGATTCAACAAAAATTAAACAAGCTTTTATAAGCAATTTCAAGAAGATAAAGAGAcctcttaaataaataaaaattcaagaaGGTAGATAGCAATTGACAGAGGAGATCCAATCCACCGTAACTTTCTAGTTCCATCacacgacgaagaagaagattccatttaaagaaatgtatataaatttaccTAAAGCTTGAAGCTTTTGCCTTTTGCTAGAACCAGTAGGTCCTCCTCTCATCTTCTTGACAAAAGGAGTGGTTTTCTTCCGCCGCATCCACCACCTCATGAACGCATGGAGAAATAACCAGATGAACTCATGAATTATTTGGAACTCATGTTCTTCTTCAATTTTGTTTAGATTTCTTAGGAAAAAGaggaaagaagatgaagagaaagACGTCGGCAATGAAAGAAGATGTGGGTTTGGTGTAATTTCGATTATATTTTTTACCGAGAAAAGTTTATCAAatctaaacaaaatatttttataatctttCCAAATCTACATAAATCCCGCTGTCAGCTTATAGGTGTACATCATCTAGGTTCTGGAAATCGATTCGTCAAGTATTAGGGGCAGTTGCGTCTTTCACTCTAGCGTTTGTCTTCATACACATCAAACTTTTACTGTTATTGGCAAATTTCTAATTTCTCCATCTTCCTTGGTTTTTAAGCAAATTATCccaatatataatcataattcAATAGAAAAGAGAAAATACATTACTTACCGAGAGTATAAAGTATCTTTTCCCAATTAAATTTACGATTTTGTGAAATCAAACCGAGCAGCGGGGAACAGAGGGCCATTAACGTCAGAGGCATCGTTCAGCGAGATGTTGAAGAAGACTAGTGTAACAATTCACTCTTgaatatttttgttactataAAAGTATGTCGGAAGAGGTTTTTGATGTAATGTaactttatttttctaaatgttgAAACATTTGTCATTGTTTAAGAAATGAATAAAGAAAACGATTTTCTCAAAGTACTAAAATGTCCATTGTCAAGTAAAACGATGTTGGCTTAGGCTAAATGACGATGAATTGATCATAGAACGAAAAACCGGGATCACAAAGCCAATTAATGAAAGTTTGGTTATTGGATAATACAAATTCCAAGTACGAAAAACTCTACTAGTTATCAGTACAAGATAATATGGAAATAAAATCGGGTATGCGAGAGTTgaataaaaagaagagaaaatgacTAGAATGTATAAGAAAAGTTGGTTTATTACTAGAgtgtttgaacattttttttaaatgactagAATGTTTCGACACCTATATAAATGACTGTAAGGGcctttggttatttttttaaaaaattgaaattatttttaaacaactaATATGCATCACTAATTAAAATTACACATCACCACCACAATATAAACTAAACCATCTCTTCTCTTGAGTTAACTAAAtcgaagtttaaaaaaaaaactaactaagaACATTGTTTTCTCGTCTCGAAGAAGGAAGCGTCGAAGAAGGAACCGCGAGGATACTCCCACTCTTCATCATCGACATTGTCTGTGTTAACTTCCTCTTCGTCGAAATAGCTCTCTGTCGTTGTACTCTGTTTTCTCTGTTATCATCGTACCCGAAATCAGAATTCTGAACTCGTTTGTACGAAATCGTCTTCGCCGCCGTCTTCGCCGCATTCTTATCTACGAGTTCGTCTTTCCGGTAGGATATCACGacgttatatattgtgttttgttgagtttgtgggtcagttatgtattatatttcatctgatttatattttgttgCGACTGAGATAGGGTTGTGTTGCGgctgtgattttgttttgttggggGTTTCGTTGCGTCTGAGTTAGGGTTTTGCTGCGGCTGAGTTATGGTtatgttatggctgagttatatttGTGTCGTGAATAATCTAATATTATGTTATGACTGTGTTACTCTTATGATGCAGTTGAGTTACTGTTTTGTTGTGGCTGATTTTATTGTTTGGTtatatgatcagatggatgcTGCTGAAGTTAAATCAGGGGATTACCCACCAAGATTTTATCCTGAAGGGTCTTCTAACCTAGATGGTAAATTTATTAATCACAATTTTCATCCAGGGCATTTCCTCCACGTTAGAGAAACAATAGGACTTGATGTGTAAGAAGAACTGGTGAACTCTCCCATTGGAGTAGTTGCTAGGCTAGCTGAACGCGAAAGCATGTGGGCTGGTAGGACCGTGCGCTATCTACTGTGTAGACAGCTGCGAGTTATAAAGAAGGAGATATGATGTCTCGTGGCTGATGAGGCTATCGGGTTTAGCTTGCTCGAGTTTGGTGAGATCACTGGGCTAAACACATGTCCATTGccaacaaaaaaatttgatccTGGTCAATACAACGAGTTTTGGGGGGGGGAGTTGAAGGTGCCGCTTGGGATGAGACCAAAGTTAGATGAACTGAAGGCAGCATTAGCGTTCTGTCCGCGTTAGAGTTTTGAAAAGCGCAAGTGGTTGGGACTGCTACTTCTTCAAGCCATGGGAGTCTATTGTTTGCATCACAATTCAAGGATACCCTTTCAAAGTGCAATAAAGGTATTCGACGATGAAGCCATGGGTCGTATCCATGGGGTCGGACTGCATACGAAGTTCTAATTGACTCTATTAAAACGTTGGCTCCAGATGGAGGTTTATACACAATAAGCGGCATGAAGGACGCGTTATTGATTTAGGCTTATGAATCCGTCACATGCTTCGGTGAGATTTTTGGGAGAGTGATCAATAACAAAGACGTTCCGCTTTTGCGATGGGGTGGAAATCGTACACGTGCAAGCATTGATAAATTGCTGTCTACCAAAATCAAAAAGCATGGCGAGGTAAGATTTCACGCTGACTTAATTTATTTGATGGCTGAGTTCGGAGTTACTtaatggctgagttatgtgttAAATTACGGCTGAATTATTTTAGTTGATGTCTGAGTTATGTGTTAAATCATGGctgtattattttaattgatggCTGAGTTTTGTGTTAGTTTGGAGGCTGAGTTTTGTTATAACCTGGTGTTGCAGGTGCATGTGAGGAGAATGGTTTTGAAGGACTCAATTGAAGAGATGATTCCTATTTGGTCGGGTTAAGATGACGATCCACAACTCGTTAGGTTGATAACAGACATACATTCAGATAGATTTGTGAAAGGTTTGTGGGAAGTGCAGGGGAATGCAAAGGGGAAGGGGAATGGgaatgagaagaagagaatgaagGTTGGAGTTTTGTCAGAAGCTGAGCCACCCActaagaagcagaagaaagttAAGACACAGAATGAGTCTGAAgctgatgcagcgggaaagggTTCTAGCGAGAAGGAAGGTAGCAAAGAGTTGGAGTTGGAGAACAAAGCGACACTAACGACCATTGTGAGTACTCTGGATATTATTTACAGAAAATTTGATCAGGTTGACTCACGGTTGGAAGCTTACGAGTTAGACCGGAACAGACCATTGATGGACCAAAAGACCATTGATGACGGGGTGAATGCTTTACTGGAGGAGCTTCTGAAAGATCTGGGGATTGGGAAAATTCTCGAAAACATGATAACccctctccaccattatcagataACTCTTTATCGAAAGCATCACCGGTGGTTCGAACGCATCAGAAGTTTGTCAATAGTCCAGCGTTTGTAGCTGCGACTCCTGGACCGAAAAAGAATTTGGCCAAGGAGCTTGAAAAGGAATCAGGGGTGAAAAGGGCTTTGGTTGAGGAGTTTGGTAGTGTCGATAAAGCTACTGATATGCGGCCTCTTGATTTCCTACTAATTTTTCCTGCAAAGGCTATTAAGGATGATAAGGCTACTAAGGATGATAAGGCTGCTAAGGATCCAGCCTGTGGACGCGGCTGCAGGCGCAAGTGTATTGTTAAGGGTGAGGAAGccgatgagaagaaaaaagcaGCGCAGGCAGATGCTGCGTTTATGAGAAAGGAGAAGGCtgaagttaagaaaaaaactgCTGAGGATAAGGAAAAAAAGGTTGaagctaagaaaaaaaaaaagctgaagCTAAGAAAAAAGAGACTGAAACTAAGAAAAAAGTGGATGAGGCTAAGAAAAAAAGGTTGAGTTAAAGAAAAAACCATATTAAATTAACAACAAAATAGGAAAAGAAACGTTTAAATTCTTGTACTATTGTTGTGTAACTTACTTTCTCATCGCTTGGTATCGCAATTTTGAATTATGTTGGTGTGATACTGTAGATatgaatatatttgatatatctGATCATCGGACGTACGCTTTAGGCGCACCAGAGTTGATTTGAAACGAATATTGTGTTGCCAATTTCCTAACATTCACGCTACTAATGTTTAGCAAATTTGAAAGCACAAACCCCTCActttcttcctctttttttttattcaaattctAGGACTCATTTCCTCCACATTCTATGTATTTGACATGGAGAAAAGCACCTTTTGTTTTGCTGCTGTTACATACATGCAACCGTTAGTAAAAATGATCGGAGAAAATGAACATTTTATATGTTCTGTACTATTGTATACATATAGAATAGAAATGAATgcaatgcaatatatattatgtttatattattcCATCTGATCAGCACAACGACTATCACCATCACCAGTTGTTTCATCGTTGCACAACCTTCTCTCCACTGCCTCCACATCTTAGTGCGAACATTTTTTATGTTCTATACTATTGTATACATAAAGAATATAAATGAAATgcaatgcaatatatattatgtctATATTATTCCATCTGATGCGACTACCATCACCATCGGTTGTTTCATCGTTGCCACAACCTTCTCTCCAAAGCCGTTGTCACCCATTACTCTTCATCCCACTGTCTCTTTTTCTTCTGCACCTTTTGTGGTGGTTTCTTTTCCTCCTCCATCGACTCCGGCACCAGCTCTTCTGCAAATCATATCTTCTCATGTGTCTCTTCATTCTTCTCCTTAATTACTCCATTGGCTTTACATCATGTCACTCAGTTCCAGTGTGTTATGTGTagtgttccattctatttgacGAAGTAGAATAGAAATGTGGCGGCACAGTAAATAAACAATTggtattttttgttaatgtatCATTCTTATGAATAGATTGGTTTGTACTTATTATCAAACTAAGCATTTAcaaataataacatattttggtaatattatttaaaatcaaagATGGCCAAAAAGTATTGAATACTATGAACAATTAAAACCTATAAACTATAAACTATACATCGGACTAGTGCAAACTATACTATTTATAGAGAGTCTAACATACTATTTTAGATATAGTCTTAAATTCTTTACGTATTTATATACTATTTCTTTAAAGTAAAACACTCTGTTACGCTTTCAAATGTGATATTTTTTCTCTATCATTCTGTGTGATTGGTTGTAAGCTCAAGATtttatttaatacaaaaataaaaataaaaatgtctcAATAAGACTTGAACACGTGTATCTTATTACACTGAAATTAGTTATTTACCAACTGAGCTAACGCCGTTTAGTCattgttatatattaaaaagaaaaataataaatatcgaAGGGAACAACTATTCAATTTTTCAGAGAGAGTGATGATGGCGGAGAAGAAATGACCATGAATGTTTTgggaaaataaaatgtatataagaATATGTTCTTTTATTGAATAAAAAAACCaccaataaatattaaaagaaataaatctttgaaaaaatatatagcaTAATTTGGAAATATGATAAAGAAAACACCATAAATCTAGAAAACCATTTAACATATAGCTTCGACAGCGAGCCTTCTAGGAGCACCACTGCAATCTGGTGCACCAAACTTTTCTGTTGAGACATCAATGGAACATTTCTCTTTTCCAACACATTCTTGTGTGAGAATATCAGCCGTGTTTTTACTTGATTCACAAGTTCCTTTTTCAAAAGATCCACAATTGCCATCTGGGTTACCAAAGGATGCAAATTTGATGGCAGAAATGGGTTTTCTGTTGCATGAAAGCTCAATAATTGTTTTCTCGTAGACGTTAGCACAAACACTTCCTACTCTAGTAGTTTGGAAACTGACAAGCGATGGGTTTCCTCCCATCTCTTCAAACAAAACTAGTGTGTTATCTCCTTCTGCATTCAAGAAAGAACGAGGAACATGGTACCTgttcaagaaaataacaaagCAACAAAATCTATGTAAAGATTTCTCAGGttaaacattaacatattttattctaGAACCAAATAAGATGTGGAACACGTACCATCTTTGTGTGGGTTCTCCACAATTGGTCAGACATTTTTCAGCATGATAAGCACCTCTATAATTACATTTTGCATCACAACCATTTTCGCTTGAAATGAATGACGGCCAATAACGCCCAATGTTGTTTCCATTGACCCAAGCTGTACCTTTTCCAAGTCCCATAAGATCGACAACAACTGGATCATTTCCCAAGGGAGACTTGAATGTAGCCTGAATGAAAAAATGGAATGATTTGATTTGATATTGAATCAACAAGTGTTTGGTTTGTTAtcttatatataataacatCTGTTTACCTTATACCAAGTCATGGTTCGGTTAAACGGTACATTTTCAACTGACCATTTAGACATTGCTTCCGTTCTAAAGAGTTGGTTGTCAAACCCATTTAAACCGGTTTTATAGCTCCATTTATGAGCAGACAAGTCCTTAACTATAGATTCATCACCATTTATTCCAGTAATAAAAATGGGTCCAGTGATTCCAGCCGGCTTACTTTCAAAGAAAGCACCATAgttctatcaaaaaaaattgtcaagattttttattttcagttaaaatgtaaaaaaaaaaaaagagatttaactttaaaaataaatacgaGATAAATAATATCTAAGAACTTACCGCAAGTCCCACAGTTATACTAAGAAGAGCAATGACATTACGACCAGATTTAAACTTCACATCTTTCTCAAATACATAGTTAAATTTTCCATTCTCAGCGTGTTGATAACCTACAAATATAAATCAAAGACTTTTTGGTAAGTTGGTGCTATTGAGATTtgtaaaacatatataagaGTTACTTACCAATAATGTTTCCATTGACAAAAACGTGAAGGACATGAGCAGTACTGTTGATGCGAAGAGACATGGTTTTACCCACAAACGGATCTCGTTTTTTAAACTTAACGGTAGTCATGTACCATAGATAATCACTTTGGTCATTGGTGACTACTTTCTGATCAAATAGTTGTGTCTGTGTAGATTCTCCTTTTCCTTTCAAAAGAAAGTTGTCCATGTTCTCTGGTCTCCATGACCATTTCAGAGTTGAAGGGGTATCCTCAGCTTCATTTGGTTTCTTAACCATCATTGAAGTCTGAGTggtaatctgaaaatataaaaccaacaaaaaataaactttgGTTACAACTTTGAATGAATAATGGTTGTTAGTATGAAAATTTAAAGTCCAcagaagaaaattttaaataaaaaaccttGGCAGTGTTATAAGCCTCATTTTTGCAATCCGGTAAAATGGTAACTGACCAAGCCGGGACAACGTAAGATTCTCCTTGGAAACTAATTGTTGCATCTGAATTTTCATTTCCATTTCCAAAAAAGCAGCTTGATCCTTCTTCGGTTTTATAAATTGTTGCCTATGTAATATTTTCATGATAAGTAATTATTTCAAGAATatactgataaaaaaataacaagaatattaccGATGCAGAGTTTCCAAAGTCAATGGTGGAGATGTTTCCGTATGTGAGAGTTTTCTCTATAGAGTGAAGAACATCATGAAGTTGTTTCAAATGCCCGTATTTTGGTTGACTCAAATTACCTAATAGATTTCCCATGTAAGTAAAAATAGaaacttctaaaatatttttgtatatgaaTATACTTAAAATTTACCATATTCGTCAAGGGGAGCATCATAATCATATGAAGTTGTGATGTATGGACCACCTGCGGTTCTGTCAAAGTTCGTGCCTCCATGGTACTACAATGATAAAAAACATTTCAATTACTCTTTCTAGTTAATGTCGATTTTGTGTGagcttattttaataaataagttaaatttcattattatatttttaccatataataattattaaaagttCCTCCTCTTTGGAAGAATCTTGCAACAGAAAATGCAACATCTTCGGTTGTTCTATGAGGATTTTTACCACCCCATTGCTTAAACCTAAACAAATAGAAgacaataaatattattataaaatatttacaaaataataagaatataatCATACTGAAAATAAAACTTACCATCCGGTCCAGTTCTCAGTCCACATCTTAGGAGTGTTGGGATTGTTTGGTACAAAATTGTCACAGTAAAAGCCATTA comes from the Brassica napus cultivar Da-Ae chromosome A7, Da-Ae, whole genome shotgun sequence genome and includes:
- the LOC125576123 gene encoding beta-galactosidase 15-like; protein product: MWTENWTGWFKQWGGKNPHRTTEDVAFSVARFFQRGGTFNNYYMYHGGTNFDRTAGGPYITTSYDYDAPLDEYGNLSQPKYGHLKQLHDVLHSIEKTLTYGNISTIDFGNSASATIYKTEEGSSCFFGNGNENSDATISFQGESYVVPAWSVTILPDCKNEAYNTAKITTQTSMMVKKPNEAEDTPSTLKWSWRPENMDNFLLKGKGESTQTQLFDQKVVTNDQSDYLWYMTTVKFKKRDPFVGKTMSLRINSTAHVLHVFVNGNIIGYQHAENGKFNYVFEKDVKFKSGRNVIALLSITVGLANYGAFFESKPAGITGPIFITGINGDESIVKDLSAHKWSYKTGLNGFDNQLFRTEAMSKWSVENVPFNRTMTWYKATFKSPLGNDPVVVDLMGLGKGTAWVNGNNIGRYWPSFISSENGCDAKCNYRGAYHAEKCLTNCGEPTQRWYHVPRSFLNAEGDNTLVLFEEMGGNPSLVSFQTTRVGSVCANVYEKTIIELSCNRKPISAIKFASFGNPDGNCGSFEKGTCESSKNTADILTQECVGKEKCSIDVSTEKFGAPDCSGAPRRLAVEAIC